A genomic window from Flavobacterium azooxidireducens includes:
- the recN gene encoding DNA repair protein RecN: protein MLTSLSIKNYALIEKLSIDFSDGFSIITGETGAGKSILLGALGLVLGKRADLSSLKNKEEKCVIEGHFSISNYNLKDFFEANDLDYEDQTIIRREILPSGKSRAFINDSPVNLNELVELGEFLLDIHSQHQTRELTEELYQFQIIDAISSNQSLLDDYSKKLKIHKKLKIQFDEKKQLYANALKEQDYNSFLYNELAEAKLIENEQEELESQLEKLSNVELIKEQLEKSLTLADSEQFGLLVNLKEFKSSIQRISTFSVDYAQLFERIESLSIELKDIVNELNASSESVINDPEQLVLVNQKLQTIYDLQKKHQVTTVEELLQIQNELEGKVISVTSLESEITEIQLHLEKNEAELNDFAQKIHSNREESIPKLSEMLIDILSQLGMPNVQFKIEVVLSESFYSNGKDSIQFLISTNKGSDFGLLKKVASGGEMSRIMLAVKAILANYSNLPTLIFDEIDTGVSGEIANKMGDIMKEMSLKMQIFAITHLPQIAAKGKSHYKVYKTDAGAQTSSEIKLLHKEDRVVEIAQMLSGSTVSDSALNHAKALLN from the coding sequence ATGCTAACTTCATTATCCATAAAGAATTACGCCCTAATCGAAAAATTATCTATTGATTTTTCCGATGGTTTTTCTATTATAACAGGTGAAACAGGTGCAGGAAAATCAATACTTTTAGGAGCTTTGGGTTTAGTTCTTGGAAAAAGAGCTGATTTATCTTCGCTAAAGAACAAAGAAGAAAAGTGTGTAATTGAAGGACATTTTTCTATTTCAAATTATAATTTAAAAGATTTTTTTGAAGCAAATGATTTGGATTATGAAGATCAAACTATCATTCGCAGAGAAATTTTACCATCCGGAAAATCAAGAGCTTTTATAAACGATAGTCCGGTTAACTTGAATGAGTTGGTAGAATTAGGCGAATTTTTGTTGGATATTCATTCGCAACATCAAACAAGAGAGTTAACTGAAGAATTGTATCAATTTCAAATTATTGATGCGATTTCTTCCAATCAATCACTTCTTGATGATTATTCTAAAAAATTAAAAATTCACAAAAAACTAAAAATTCAATTTGACGAAAAAAAGCAACTTTATGCCAATGCGTTGAAAGAGCAAGATTATAATTCGTTTTTATACAATGAATTAGCCGAAGCTAAATTGATTGAAAATGAACAAGAAGAATTAGAATCGCAACTCGAAAAATTAAGCAATGTTGAATTAATCAAAGAGCAACTAGAAAAAAGTTTAACCTTGGCAGACAGTGAGCAATTTGGATTGTTGGTTAATTTGAAAGAATTCAAAAGTTCCATTCAACGAATAAGTACATTTTCAGTTGATTATGCTCAACTTTTTGAACGTATTGAAAGCCTTTCCATTGAATTAAAAGACATTGTAAACGAATTGAATGCTTCGTCTGAATCAGTTATTAATGATCCCGAACAATTGGTTTTAGTCAATCAAAAACTACAAACCATATATGATTTACAGAAAAAGCACCAAGTTACTACTGTTGAAGAATTATTGCAAATTCAAAATGAATTAGAAGGAAAAGTAATTTCAGTCACTTCTTTGGAAAGTGAAATTACAGAAATTCAACTACATCTTGAAAAAAATGAAGCAGAATTGAATGATTTTGCTCAAAAAATCCATTCAAATAGAGAAGAAAGTATTCCAAAATTAAGTGAAATGCTGATTGATATTTTGAGTCAGCTCGGAATGCCAAACGTGCAATTTAAAATTGAAGTTGTTCTTTCAGAATCATTTTATTCCAACGGAAAAGATTCTATTCAATTTCTAATTTCAACTAATAAAGGTTCTGATTTTGGACTATTGAAAAAAGTTGCGTCTGGCGGAGAAATGTCTCGAATTATGTTGGCTGTAAAAGCAATTTTAGCCAATTATTCCAATTTACCAACACTCATTTTTGATGAAATTGATACGGGAGTTTCCGGAGAAATTGCTAACAAAATGGGCGATATTATGAAAGAAATGAGTTTAAAAATGCAAATTTTTGCTATAACTCATTTACCTCAAATTGCTGCCAAAGGAAAATCGCATTATAAAGTG
- the porD gene encoding type IX secretion system protein PorD, which translates to MHKLVIFVFLFGLSFTQAQELNCSVKVNSERITSTNQQIFKTLETSLNEFVNKNKWSTREFKNNERIDCSMFINVSEFNNNVFTATIQVQASRPVFNSTYSTPILNINDKDFTFRYIEFENLFFNPNSFDSNLVSVVSFYAYMILAMDADSFEYQGGNDYLEIAQNIVSVSQSGGKGWSQSDGLQNRFFLVNDMLSSTFDPIRLGFYDYHKLGLDLMADDLPAGKEGVKNAVLTLSKINSVRPNAYLTRVFFDTKADEILSVFTGGPKIDITDLVDNLNRVSPLNASNWSKIKF; encoded by the coding sequence ATGCATAAATTAGTCATTTTTGTTTTTTTATTTGGATTGAGTTTCACTCAGGCACAAGAATTAAATTGCAGTGTAAAAGTTAATTCAGAACGAATTACATCTACCAATCAACAAATTTTTAAAACACTTGAAACGTCATTAAATGAATTTGTAAATAAAAATAAATGGAGCACTCGTGAATTTAAAAATAACGAACGGATCGATTGTTCAATGTTTATCAATGTATCTGAATTTAACAACAATGTTTTTACTGCTACCATTCAAGTTCAAGCTTCAAGACCGGTTTTTAACTCAACCTACAGTACTCCGATTTTGAATATCAACGACAAAGATTTCACTTTTAGATATATAGAATTTGAGAATTTGTTCTTCAATCCAAATAGTTTCGATTCTAATTTAGTGTCAGTTGTCTCATTTTATGCCTACATGATTTTGGCAATGGATGCTGATTCTTTTGAATACCAAGGTGGAAATGACTATTTAGAAATTGCACAAAATATAGTAAGTGTTTCCCAATCCGGCGGAAAAGGTTGGTCTCAATCAGATGGTTTACAAAATCGATTTTTCTTAGTGAATGATATGCTATCAAGTACATTTGATCCAATTCGTCTTGGGTTTTATGATTACCACAAGCTAGGATTAGATTTAATGGCAGATGATTTACCGGCAGGAAAAGAAGGTGTGAAAAATGCTGTTTTAACGTTATCTAAAATTAATTCAGTTCGACCAAATGCTTATTTAACACGTGTGTTTTTTGATACTAAAGCCGATGAAATTCTATCTGTATTTACGGGAGGACCAAAGATAGATATTACCGATTTAGTTGATAATTTGAACCGTGTTTCACCCTTAAATGCATCCAATTGGTCTAAGATAAAGTTTTAA
- the coaBC gene encoding bifunctional phosphopantothenoylcysteine decarboxylase/phosphopantothenate--cysteine ligase CoaBC has product MSVLNGKKILLGVTGGIAAYKTASLVRLFIKAGAEVQVIMTPASRDFVTPLTLSTLSKNPVFSEFYNEEDENALWNNHVELGLWADLMIIAPATANTLAKMANGNCDNLLMATYLSAKCPVYFAPAMDLDMYKHPTSIDNFHKLQLFGNIMIPAESGELASGLSGEGRMAEPENIISFLENDILQKLPLKGKKILITAGPTYEAIDPVRFIGNHSSGKMGFDIANEAVQLGAEVILISGPTHLKVDNSRIKLIRVQSAEEMYQQCHLFFNEVDVAIAAAAVADYRPKVVASQKIKKSDSDFSIELEKTKDILASLGEIKKEQFLVGFALETENEIEHARLKIQKKNLDLIVLNSLNDEGAGFGKATNKVTFIDKSFQIEPMPLKSKEEVAKDILNKIIQQSHA; this is encoded by the coding sequence ATGTCAGTTTTAAACGGGAAAAAAATACTACTGGGAGTTACCGGTGGAATTGCTGCCTATAAAACTGCTTCATTGGTTAGACTTTTTATAAAAGCAGGTGCAGAGGTGCAAGTTATCATGACACCTGCTTCTAGAGATTTTGTTACTCCTTTAACATTATCTACACTTTCTAAAAATCCCGTTTTTTCCGAATTTTATAACGAAGAAGATGAAAATGCGTTGTGGAATAATCATGTAGAATTAGGTCTTTGGGCAGATTTGATGATTATTGCTCCCGCAACGGCAAATACACTTGCTAAAATGGCAAATGGCAATTGCGATAACTTGCTCATGGCAACGTATTTATCTGCAAAATGTCCTGTCTACTTTGCACCGGCAATGGATTTGGATATGTATAAACATCCTACTTCGATTGATAATTTTCACAAACTTCAATTGTTTGGAAATATAATGATTCCAGCCGAATCAGGCGAATTGGCCAGCGGACTTTCCGGAGAGGGAAGAATGGCTGAACCTGAGAACATTATCAGCTTTTTGGAGAATGATATTTTACAAAAATTACCACTCAAAGGAAAAAAAATACTAATTACTGCCGGCCCCACATACGAAGCAATAGATCCTGTGCGTTTTATAGGAAATCATTCTTCAGGAAAAATGGGTTTTGATATTGCTAACGAAGCTGTTCAATTGGGTGCAGAAGTTATTTTAATCTCCGGTCCAACACATTTAAAAGTAGATAATTCCAGAATTAAATTAATCCGAGTGCAATCCGCAGAAGAAATGTATCAACAATGTCATTTGTTTTTTAATGAAGTTGATGTTGCTATTGCCGCAGCCGCTGTAGCAGATTACAGACCTAAAGTAGTTGCTAGTCAAAAGATTAAGAAGTCTGATAGTGATTTTTCAATTGAATTAGAAAAAACAAAAGATATTTTAGCCTCTTTAGGTGAAATAAAAAAAGAACAGTTTTTAGTTGGTTTTGCCTTAGAAACAGAAAATGAAATTGAACATGCTAGGTTGAAAATTCAGAAAAAAAACTTAGATTTGATTGTTTTAAATTCGCTCAATGATGAAGGAGCCGGTTTTGGAAAAGCAACTAACAAAGTAACATTTATTGATAAATCATTTCAAATTGAACCCATGCCACTCAAATCAAAAGAGGAAGTTGCAAAAGACATTTTGAATAAAATAATACAACAGAGTCATGCATAA
- a CDS encoding DNA-directed RNA polymerase subunit omega, whose translation MDLKKTNAPVNTITYDKRAIEQTTGNVYEAITIIAKRANQINSEIKKELIEKLEEFATYNDSLEEIFENKEQIEVSKFYEKLPKPHALAVQEWMEGKIYHRDTTK comes from the coding sequence ATGGATTTAAAAAAGACGAATGCTCCGGTTAACACGATTACTTATGATAAGAGAGCGATTGAGCAAACCACCGGTAACGTGTACGAAGCGATAACTATTATCGCTAAAAGAGCAAATCAAATTAATTCTGAAATTAAAAAAGAATTAATTGAAAAATTAGAAGAATTTGCTACTTACAATGATAGTTTAGAAGAGATTTTTGAAAACAAAGAACAAATTGAAGTTTCAAAATTCTACGAAAAATTACCTAAACCACACGCTTTAGCAGTACAAGAGTGGATGGAAGGAAAAATTTACCACAGAGATACTACCAAATAA
- a CDS encoding outer membrane protein assembly factor BamD, translating into MNKLYFVFLVAVVFSSCSPYQKALKSEDIAVKYAAAEEKYNAGKYQKAIRLFEQIAPSYRGKPQAEKMFYMYAQSLYKTEQFYTAGYQFESFASGYPKSEKVEEAAFLGALCYSKLSPRYSLDQIDTDKSIEKMQGFIDAYPESQYLPEANKIAKDLREKLEFKAFEIAKQYHTIAEAIRDFRAPIVALDNFIADYPGTPYREDAFYYKIEASYKYAINSVDSKVKMRLEETLENYNKFLKQFPESKYKEKADKIKQDVNKLLPQYSK; encoded by the coding sequence ATGAATAAATTATATTTTGTTTTTCTTGTTGCTGTTGTTTTCAGTTCTTGCAGTCCATATCAAAAAGCATTGAAAAGTGAAGATATCGCTGTAAAATACGCTGCAGCTGAAGAAAAATATAATGCAGGAAAATATCAAAAGGCTATTCGTTTGTTCGAACAAATAGCTCCATCATACAGAGGAAAACCTCAGGCAGAAAAAATGTTTTATATGTATGCACAGAGTTTATACAAAACAGAACAGTTTTATACAGCCGGTTATCAGTTTGAAAGCTTTGCTTCTGGATATCCTAAAAGTGAAAAAGTAGAAGAAGCCGCTTTTTTAGGAGCATTATGTTACTCTAAATTATCGCCAAGATACTCATTAGATCAAATTGATACTGACAAATCGATTGAAAAAATGCAGGGCTTTATTGATGCATATCCTGAATCACAGTATCTTCCGGAAGCAAATAAAATTGCTAAAGATTTAAGAGAAAAATTAGAATTTAAAGCATTTGAAATTGCAAAACAATACCACACAATTGCGGAAGCTATTAGAGATTTTAGAGCTCCAATCGTTGCTTTAGATAATTTTATTGCAGATTATCCCGGAACTCCATACAGAGAAGATGCTTTTTACTATAAAATAGAAGCAAGTTATAAATATGCCATCAATAGTGTAGATTCTAAAGTGAAAATGAGATTAGAAGAAACATTGGAAAATTATAATAAGTTTTTGAAGCAGTTTCCGGAATCTAAATACAAAGAAAAAGCAGACAAAATTAAACAAGACGTAAATAAACTTTTACCACAATATTCAAAATAA
- a CDS encoding ferritin: MLSENVLAALNSQIKMEGDSSQVYLAMASWAEVQGFEGISTFMYNQSDEERMHMLKLIKYVNQRGGEAKVGATLEPNLDLSHYKALFKQLLEHEIKVSESINNLVGITLDERDFATHNFLQWYVAEQIEEEATARYILDKINLIGDDKGGLYLFDNEMKNFVSPMAPAK; encoded by the coding sequence ATGTTATCAGAAAACGTATTAGCAGCATTAAATAGTCAAATTAAAATGGAAGGTGACTCTTCGCAAGTATATTTAGCCATGGCTTCATGGGCAGAAGTGCAAGGTTTTGAAGGTATTTCTACTTTCATGTACAATCAATCTGATGAAGAAAGAATGCACATGCTAAAATTAATAAAATATGTAAACCAACGTGGTGGAGAAGCCAAAGTAGGAGCAACCCTAGAGCCAAATTTAGATTTATCGCATTACAAAGCTCTTTTCAAACAATTACTAGAACATGAAATTAAGGTTTCAGAAAGTATTAATAATTTAGTTGGAATAACGTTAGACGAAAGAGATTTTGCAACACACAATTTCTTGCAATGGTATGTGGCAGAGCAAATTGAAGAAGAGGCAACAGCTCGTTACATCTTAGATAAAATCAATTTAATTGGCGACGACAAAGGCGGTTTGTATCTTTTTGATAATGAAATGAAAAACTTTGTGAGCCCAATGGCTCCGGCAAAATAA
- the dapA gene encoding 4-hydroxy-tetrahydrodipicolinate synthase translates to MQSLIGTGVALVTPFKKDLSVDTEALSKIVHYQIDNGIDYLVVLGTTAETATLTQEEKELVINTVIKANNKKLPLVLGVGGNNTQQVVEELKTRNLDDFTAILSVSPYYNKPTQEGIYQHFKAIAEASPIPIILYNVPGRTASNMLPSTVLRLANEFKNIVAIKEAAGDIVQAMKLIQNKPDGFLVISGDDMVTLPMVLAGGAGVISVIGEGFPKQFSTMVRLGLDKKVDEAYQIHYQVADAIDMIFEQGNPAGIKEIFHVLGLCENTLRLPLVNVNEDLANRIRQSVKKIVN, encoded by the coding sequence ATGCAATCACTCATTGGAACTGGAGTAGCCTTAGTAACTCCGTTCAAAAAAGATTTATCCGTTGATACGGAAGCTTTATCAAAAATTGTTCATTATCAAATTGATAACGGAATTGATTATTTAGTGGTTTTGGGAACAACCGCAGAAACCGCAACGTTGACTCAAGAAGAAAAGGAATTGGTAATTAACACAGTTATCAAAGCAAATAATAAAAAATTACCACTTGTTTTAGGCGTTGGCGGAAACAACACGCAGCAAGTTGTAGAAGAATTAAAAACAAGAAATCTAGACGATTTTACAGCTATTCTCTCGGTTTCACCATATTACAACAAACCCACACAAGAAGGTATATATCAACATTTTAAAGCTATTGCTGAAGCTTCACCGATTCCGATAATTTTATATAATGTTCCAGGAAGGACAGCTAGCAACATGCTTCCATCAACTGTTTTACGATTAGCGAATGAATTCAAAAACATTGTAGCTATCAAAGAAGCGGCCGGTGATATTGTTCAGGCTATGAAATTAATTCAAAACAAACCGGACGGATTTTTAGTGATTTCAGGCGATGATATGGTTACTTTACCAATGGTTTTAGCCGGTGGAGCAGGAGTAATTTCGGTTATCGGCGAAGGATTTCCCAAACAATTTTCAACCATGGTTCGATTGGGATTGGATAAAAAAGTGGATGAAGCCTATCAAATTCATTATCAAGTAGCCGATGCAATTGATATGATTTTTGAACAAGGAAACCCTGCCGGAATTAAAGAAATTTTTCATGTTTTGGGATTGTGCGAAAATACATTAAGACTTCCTTTGGTTAATGTTAACGAAGACTTAGCAAACAGAATTCGTCAAAGTGTCAAAAAAATTGTAAATTAG
- a CDS encoding DUF6913 domain-containing protein, with protein MFLKYFRTFSAKRVLKKSSLNVNSAVSNRPIQTVGVLVDETVFDKKENLIQLLVEKGLKSENISVLAYKTSYKKKENINYPHYSKKDISWIGSIEKNEAKEFKSKPFDLLISYYDTMKTPLEIVTHKSMAEFKVGFASSNKQLNHFMIDTQVENYTVFVDELFKYLRILNKL; from the coding sequence ATGTTTTTAAAATATTTTAGAACTTTTTCTGCTAAAAGAGTATTAAAAAAAAGTTCACTTAATGTAAATTCTGCTGTTTCAAACAGGCCAATTCAAACCGTTGGTGTTTTGGTAGATGAAACAGTTTTTGATAAAAAAGAAAATTTAATTCAACTTTTGGTTGAAAAAGGATTAAAATCCGAAAACATTTCCGTTTTAGCTTATAAAACAAGCTATAAAAAGAAAGAAAATATAAATTATCCGCACTACAGTAAAAAAGATATTTCTTGGATAGGTTCTATAGAAAAAAATGAAGCAAAAGAATTCAAATCGAAGCCGTTTGATTTATTAATAAGTTATTACGACACAATGAAAACGCCGTTAGAAATTGTTACCCACAAATCGATGGCCGAATTTAAAGTCGGATTTGCTTCGTCTAACAAACAATTGAATCATTTTATGATTGATACCCAAGTTGAAAATTATACTGTTTTTGTAGATGAATTATTCAAATACCTAAGAATACTAAACAAACTATAA
- a CDS encoding 5'-nucleotidase C-terminal domain-containing protein has product MLKLKNYTIIMTHFVLFITFLMLFSGCKSNYEVVKVEGKLIGISDTSSENLEIENFIKPYRDHINKDLDSVLAFCPETLDKSKGEWQTNIGNFMADVCLSESNKIFNKRYGKTVDICLLNHGGIRSIIPKGNVTTRTAFEVMPFENNMVVAALKGSQIMEMVHYLIAEKKPHPLSGIQITLDRNNFFKSVFINNQPLELDKIYYVATSDYLVNGGDNMNFFQKNTTLFDLDYKIRNLLIDYFKAVDVVEASSTPRIIVDQN; this is encoded by the coding sequence ATGCTAAAACTAAAAAACTATACCATTATAATGACACATTTTGTGTTATTTATAACATTTTTGATGTTGTTTTCCGGATGTAAATCCAACTACGAAGTAGTGAAAGTGGAAGGAAAATTAATTGGTATTTCAGACACTTCTTCAGAAAACCTTGAAATTGAAAACTTTATCAAACCTTATCGCGATCACATCAACAAAGATTTAGACAGTGTGTTGGCTTTTTGTCCGGAAACATTAGATAAAAGCAAAGGTGAATGGCAAACCAATATTGGTAATTTTATGGCCGATGTTTGCTTGAGCGAAAGCAACAAAATCTTCAATAAACGATATGGAAAAACCGTTGATATTTGTTTGTTAAATCATGGTGGAATCCGGTCTATCATCCCAAAAGGAAATGTAACAACACGAACTGCTTTTGAAGTGATGCCTTTTGAAAATAATATGGTTGTTGCCGCATTAAAAGGAAGTCAAATTATGGAAATGGTTCATTATTTAATTGCTGAAAAGAAACCACATCCGTTAAGCGGAATTCAAATAACGTTAGATAGAAATAATTTTTTTAAGTCGGTTTTTATAAATAATCAACCTTTAGAATTAGATAAAATCTATTATGTTGCTACTTCAGACTATCTGGTAAATGGCGGCGACAATATGAATTTCTTTCAAAAAAACACAACCCTTTTTGATTTAGATTACAAGATAAGAAACTTGCTGATCGATTATTTTAAAGCGGTTGATGTAGTGGAAGCTTCTTCAACTCCAAGAATTATTGTTGACCAAAACTAA
- a CDS encoding bifunctional metallophosphatase/5'-nucleotidase, which produces MKRRDFIKNTIAGSTLVGLSGLPLTGFGQLKTKHLTILHTNDVHSHIDPFPADHPKNPNMGGVVKRAVLIDKIRQENPNVLLLDAGDSFQGTPYFNYYGGELEFKLMSKMGYDATTIGNHEFDNGIEGLAAQMPHAKFEILSANYDFKNTVMHSFVKPYKVFHKNGIKVGVFGLGVELAGLVDKKMYKETIYNDPVEITTDIVKKLKLEERCDLIVCLSHLGYAYKNDPDKISDIKLATLTKDIDLIIGGHTHTFLDKPTILKNLDNKDVLVNQVGCHGINLGRIDFYFDTDSSVISQGKSIIV; this is translated from the coding sequence ATGAAAAGAAGAGATTTTATAAAAAACACAATTGCCGGTTCAACATTAGTAGGATTGAGCGGATTACCTTTGACTGGTTTTGGACAATTAAAAACAAAACATTTAACCATTTTACACACAAACGATGTGCACAGTCATATTGATCCGTTTCCGGCAGACCATCCTAAAAACCCGAATATGGGCGGAGTTGTAAAACGAGCCGTTCTTATTGATAAAATCAGACAAGAAAACCCTAATGTTTTGTTGTTGGATGCAGGTGATAGTTTTCAGGGAACTCCTTATTTTAATTATTATGGCGGCGAATTGGAATTTAAATTAATGTCCAAAATGGGATATGATGCAACCACAATTGGCAATCACGAATTTGATAATGGGATTGAAGGTTTGGCTGCTCAAATGCCGCATGCGAAATTTGAAATTCTTTCGGCAAATTATGATTTTAAAAATACGGTGATGCATTCTTTTGTGAAACCCTACAAAGTATTTCACAAAAACGGAATCAAAGTAGGTGTGTTTGGATTAGGAGTTGAATTGGCCGGTTTGGTTGATAAAAAAATGTATAAAGAAACTATTTATAACGATCCTGTAGAAATTACAACCGATATTGTAAAAAAATTGAAGTTGGAAGAAAGATGTGATTTAATTGTTTGTCTTTCGCATCTGGGTTATGCTTATAAAAATGATCCTGACAAAATTAGCGATATAAAATTAGCTACTTTAACCAAAGATATTGATTTGATTATTGGCGGTCATACACATACCTTTTTAGATAAACCAACAATTCTAAAAAACCTTGACAATAAAGATGTTTTGGTAAATCAAGTGGGTTGTCATGGAATTAATTTAGGACGAATAGATTTTTATTTTGACACCGATTCTTCTGTTATTTCGCAAGGTAAATCGATTATTGTTTGA